cccaataggaccccatagagccccatagaccccccataggaccccataagaccccatagagaccccattaaaccccataggacggcacagagaccccatagagcccataagaccccatagctgTTCCATAGCtgccctataggaccccataggaccccattaaaccccatagggccgccatagaccccataagaccccataggaccgCACAGAGATCCTATTAAAGgccatagggccccatagagaccccagaaggaccccataaaaccccattaAACCCATAGAATCCACATAGGACgccatagagaccccataagaccccagagagccccatagctgccccatagctgccccataggaccccataagaccccatagagccatatagctgccccatagctgctcCATAGGTCCCCATGAGACCCcatgagaccccatagaccccattgagccccatagctgccccataggaccccatagagaccccatagaccccataagactccataggaccccatagacatcccATTAAACCCCATTGGACCcgtagagaccccataagatcccaatagggccccataggaccccataaaaccccataagACACCATAGGGGCCCATAGCTGCCtcatagctgccccataggaccccataagaccccatagaaaccccatagagccccatagagctccatacctgccccatagctgccccatagagccccatagagaccgCATAGACCCCATAAGTCgccataggaccccatatgaTCCCATTAAAGgccataggcccccatagagaccccagaaggaccccataaaaccccattcatcccatagaaaccccataggaTTCcgtagagaccccataggacccctaAGACCCCAATAGGGCTCCATAGGGGCCCATAGGACCCCGTAAAACCCCATAAGGCCCCATAAGACACCATAGGGGCTTAgaggaccccataggaccccataaggaccccataggacccatagagaccccataaaaATACACAGGACCACATAATAGCTTCATAAGATCCCATAGACCCCaaaagaccccataggacccgatagagaccccatagaccccatagggccccataggaccccgtaaggaccccataggactccatagagaccccataagtccccataagaccccataggtccccataaagaccccatagaccccataagaccccataacactccatagaccccataagaccccacagactccatagaccccataagacctcataggaccccatagaggctccatagaccccataagaccccataagacaccgtagagaccccataggaccccatagaccccatagggccttataagaccccatagaccccataagacccgATAGGACCACATAAGAAactatagaccccataagaccccataggaccccatagtgaccccatagaccccatcgaccccatagggccccataggaccccgtaaggaccccataggaccccataggaccctataagtccccataagaccccataggtccccataaagaccccataggcccccataagaccccatagaccccataagaccccataacactccatagaccccataagagGTCACTGTGAAGGGAAGACTGGGGGACTTAAGGGTCTCTCCACAACTACCCTATGGCCATCCCATAGTCTCCTCTTTGTCACTCAATCAAACCCCATCTCCCCCCATGTTATAACTCAGTGGTCACCTTGTGATCCCTTCTTGCACTTCaaagctccagctgctcctgctcaccTCCAAGAGCACTGACACTCTGGTGTGTACCTTGGGTCTGGCCATGGCCATGGCTGGTATCATCACAGGCACCATCCTCAGTGTCAAGGTCACGCAGATGAATGGTGCCCATAGCCAGAGGAGTCTGCTGCAATGAGGAGGCAGCATCCCATGTGCCCTCATATCCCCACAACCCCATCCTGACCCACACATCCCCTTCTGTGAGACCTGTCCTTGGGGTGCTTGGTCAGAGGAAAGGTGCTTGGAGacagcccagccccactgctgacCTGTTTCACTGCAGCATTTGTGGCCCTGTGCAATGGTGCTGTGAGGTCTGCGAGGTCCATGAGGGCAATTGGTGATGACCATGGGGTGACCAAAAGGGACCACGGGAGAATGTGAAGTGTTTGCAGTGGGACCTCAAGATGAGGGAACATGGGGTAAGAATGGGGTGACAAAGAGGTGATTATGGGAGTATCTTGGGATACTCCCAAGTGAAACCAGCGAGACTGTTGGGTGACCATGAAGTTACTATGAAGGAACTATGGGATGACACATGATGAGACCATGGACAGAATACTGTGTGGCCATGAATTAACCATGCAATGATACATGGATGACCATAGAGTGACCACAGACTGGAAAAGATGGGAAGAGCCTGGGGAGTGGTACAGGAAGCAACTGAGTGTGTCCCACAGAAAAATGACAGGGAGCAGttagcagcagggctgggtggtaTCACTGGTCTATAGTGAGAGTGCTGCCTCACAGGGCTCCCTTTTATACTTAGCCACCATTAAGTACAGAAGGGGGGAGAGaaattgaatgaaatgaaatgctgtctGCATCCCAATGCTGCTCCCCACACCTCCTGAATGGGCAGCTGCCCTTGAGTCCTGGAGCAGACATGGGGTGACAAAAAGATGAGCATGGTGAGAGCACTGGATGATCATGGGTTTACTATGAATGGACCATGGGGACTGTGGATTAAGCAGGGGAGAGTGGTGTGAGCAAGAGGGCACTGGAGTAAATAGTGGGTGACAGTGAGAAGATGATGGGCAGACAGTGACATTTCTATCAGGTGACCGTGTGGAGATGACAGGAGTGATATGAGGAGAACATGGTGTGAGAATGGGGATATGAAGAGGTGACTGTGGTGTGAGTATGGTGAAACCACGGGGTGACCACTGGATGACCATGGCAATGCCATGGAGGGACCGTGGGGCCATCCGTGGGACTCAGGCAGTGGGTGGAGCCCTGTGAGTGACACGGCTGTtcccaggcagagcagcagcaccgaGCATTCCTCGGAGAAGACAGACACACGGATGCCACACAGGATAGCGCTGTCGTGCGAGGGCTGATCGAAGTACCCTCAGTGGAGATCTGCCTGGAAACGGCTGATGCCGCCCGGCCCAGCCAACTCACTGCTCCAGAGCAGCGGCGCGGGCTGCCGGCACCCTTCATCCTCCGACAGCAGCCATGGGGAGCGGCCGTGTCCTGGTGGCTGGGGCCGTGCTGGTGGCACTGGTGGCCCTGGGGGCACGGCTGGCCGCTGGCACGCAGCCCTCGGGTGAGTCACGGTGTGGGGATGGTGTTGGGTGGTCCCTCCCGGTGTCAGCCCCGTGCGCAGCGCTCGGAGCTCCGGCGCTCAGGATGCCGGCGCCAGCGGCACCGCTGCTGTGGTGAGCGTGGGGGGGCCGGGACGGAGTGAGGATGGGACAGGGCTTTTGGGTCTTTCGAGGGCCATCTGGGCTCCCTGACAGTGCCTTCTCCCAGCAGCATTTTTCCAGTGGAGTGCTACAATCGAGTGCCACTTCCTCAATGGCACCGAACGGGTGAGGTTTCTGGTCAGGCACGTCTACAACCGGCAGCAGTACGTGCATTTTGACAGCGATGTCGGTCTCTTTGTGGCCGATGCAGTCCTGGGAGAGTCTTCTGCTAAACTCTTCAACAGCCAGCCGGACGTGCTGGAGAAGAACAGGGCTGCGGTGGAAATGCTTTGCAACTACAACTACGAGATAGTGGCCCCTTTGACGTTGAAGAAGAGAGGTGAGTTCATGCGTCCCCAGAGCTTGTTATAGTTGCAGCACTGATGAGCACATGCAGTGCTCTCACAGCCTGTCCCCAACACTCGTCTCTCTCCCGCAGCAGAGCCCAAAGTGAGGATCTCTGCACTGCAGTCAGGCTCCCTGCCCCAAACCGACCGGCTGGCTTGCTACGTGACGGGCTTCTACCCACCTGAGATCGAGGTGAAGTGGTTCCAGAACGggcaggaggagacagagaATGTGGTGTCCACAGATGTGATCCAGAATGGGGACTGGACCTACCAGGTTCTGGTGGTGCTAGAGACCAGCCCAAGGCATGGGGACAGCTATGCGTGCCAGGTGGAGCACGTCAGCCTGCGGCTGCCCATCATCCAGCTGTGGGGTAAGGCCCCCAGCCCCTGTCCAGCTGTGGGAAGTAGTGGGAGTGTGGCCTTCAGAATCTAAGTCCCCCttcctgtccctgcagagcCCCTGGTGGATGAGGGCAGGAGTAAGATGCTGATGGGCATCGGGGGCATTGTGCTGGGGCTCATCTGCCTGGCGCTTggtctctttctcttcctgcacaGTAAGAAAGGTGAGCAgtggtgggggggtgggggtggggtggggcTGATGGTGGCAGTGAGCTGTGACCATGCTGACCTTGTCTGGCTCAGTTTCAGGGCAACGTGATCCAACCACTCCAGGTAATGTCTCATCCCACCAGTGACATTACTGTACTAGGAGGAACCCCAAGCCCACTGTGGTCCTCATTTCAATTCCTTTCCATACAGGGATCCTGAGCTAGCAGCTgccccacactgctgctccACCAGCATGCCCTGCACTCCCTATCCCGGAGCTTGAGTTTCCCTTTGGGTTATTACTGTGTTCCCTGCTGCCACTGCCGAGCCTACCACGAAGATATTGACTCCACCGTTCTGCTTCTTTACTGTGATCAACCAATGATACTGTCGCCTCCCAATCCGTCGACAAGTTAAGGCTGCCGTGTGAAAGTACCGTGCCTCAGCGCATGGGGAACAGacgggactcacacacagtgcgtAACGCCGaaagtacaagtttaatgcCTCACAACAAACCCTATATAGTGGTACAGGTGACCGCCCCTGTGTGACACtcgtgacctccctgactccaccccaggtgcacacaggcaccacctacccaatacccaacaGACACCTCTGTGTTTCCACTGTGATCACCTAGTGATCATCTCTTTGTCACCCCATCACAACACCATCTTTGCCCCACATGACCCACACAATTTCCAGTGATCACTCTATGATAGCCAGACTTTCCGCTTCTGATCACTTCATTCTCGAGCTATTTTTCTACCATGTGTTTTTCCTGCTAACCTCACGGTCATCCAGTGGTGCCACCATTTCTCAGCATAGTCCACCCATGGCCTCACCAAGAATATTCCATGGTCATCCTATGGACACCTGTTTGTCACCCCATTCTCACCCACAGTCACCTCATAGTTGCGTTATGTTTTGGCCATGACACCTCATGATCACTCAGTGTTCCTGTCACAGTGTCCTGGTTCCAGCTCGGATACTGCTTGGTTACTCAAGAATCCGTGGAGCTTGGCAGTGAGATGGGGCCACAGTGGGGACCAAATGTCAGAAGGAGTCATGCAAAGCCATGCTGTCTGCAGACAAATTATGCCACCTGGCTCTGCTGTTCCCTGCCCCTTGCTTCCCAGCTCCAAGCATGCTTGGAAGCTCCTCTCCAGTAGGTCAGTGCTAACCTGTATGGATGGATGTAGGCAATTTTTCATACTTGCTTCTGTTGAAATTCATCACGTTCTTGTCTGACAATCTGACCAGTCTGTTCATATcttgttgaatggcagcacagactTCTGGTgcatcagccactcctcccagtgTTGTACTTGTTGAGTGTATACTCTATCCCTTCAttcaggtcactgatgaagatgttgaacaagattGGACATAGAATCATCCCCTGGGAaacactgctagttacaggccttCAAGCAGACTCTGAAGCAATAATCCcaaccctctgagctctgccagtcagccagaTGGCAATCCACCTCACTGTTCTCTTACACTTCCCTAGGAATGATTAATTGGGATAATTCTCCTGTCTGGGTGGCCTGCAGTAGACTCTCACTTTATTGCCTTGCCCCTTAAACCTTACTTGAGGGCTCTCAACCACGTCATTGGGAACAAGTGCCATGCATTTCAGCCCATCATTACATGCAGCAACACCATACTACCTCGCTTGCTCTGCCTATCTGTCCTGGAGAACCATCCAGTACACACAACATGCATATCACAAAAGCCTTCCCACCACACCTTGCTTATGCTAATGATGTTGTAGCTCCAGGACCAAGCCAAAAGCTTCTAGCTCCTCTTGCTTACACCTCATTCTGTATGCATTGCTATAGAAACGTTTTTCAGTGTGCTCCAGTGTGCCCAACTCCATGTGTAGCAGATCCAAATGCTTTGTCAGCACACTGTGCCTCCAACTTTTGATTGATaccaagacaaacaaacaaataaacaaacaaacaaaacacataacaACCATGCAGATGGAGACCTGGAGAGTTGCTCATTCTCTGTTGAGCTCTGTCTGTGAGGCTGCACCAGCTCCGGGCTGTGCAGAGCTTGTGTACTACACAGAGGGCAAACATATCTGCTGGGTGGATACAACCGCTGGTTGAACAGGCTGAGTGACAGAGCCCTCCCTGCACACCCACCTGTGTAAGTTTGCGTTAGGAAGGGAAATAGGGCTGTGTGCCAAACAGCCTTCCCCTGGAAGCATGCAGGGACCTGGAGTCAGACCTTCTTGCACCCTTCACTGTCCTTCTACCACACTTTGTCTTTTATTTGGAGAAAGTAGGGCCAGagcacaatgaaaacaaaagctccaGGACAACTCAACTACTTCATactccttcccttttccaccCCACAAAAAGGCCATTTGCCACCCAAGGGATGCAATGATCAGGTCTATGAGGAGCTGAGCAAACAAAGCTTAACTTCCAGGGCTCGTCTCTTCCATGTGACTTCTCTGAGGTCTAACACACAAGGATGAAGGTCCTCTGTGAAAACTTGCAGGTAGGGTATCCTCTTCTGCTTGCAGGTCATTTTTAGTAAATCTCCAAGAGATGTTTTACTGTTCTCCTGA
This genomic window from Excalfactoria chinensis isolate bCotChi1 chromosome 15, bCotChi1.hap2, whole genome shotgun sequence contains:
- the LOC140259012 gene encoding class II histocompatibility antigen, B-L beta chain produces the protein MGSGRVLVAGAVLVALVALGARLAAGTQPSAFFQWSATIECHFLNGTERVRFLVRHVYNRQQYVHFDSDVGLFVADAVLGESSAKLFNSQPDVLEKNRAAVEMLCNYNYEIVAPLTLKKRAEPKVRISALQSGSLPQTDRLACYVTGFYPPEIEVKWFQNGQEETENVVSTDVIQNGDWTYQVLVVLETSPRHGDSYACQVEHVSLRLPIIQLWEPLVDEGRSKMLMGIGGIVLGLICLALGLFLFLHSKKGQRDPTTPGILS